The Phoenix dactylifera cultivar Barhee BC4 unplaced genomic scaffold, palm_55x_up_171113_PBpolish2nd_filt_p 001194F, whole genome shotgun sequence region cttatccaaaaattatgaaccaagtcttgagacacttagacaagattttcactaaaacacttaattgaattcattagtaaacaagaaatatactcaattgctttgatctcatcaaaatcaaatagggttttaatcaatcactccacaaatctAACGTACGGAACGGAAgctgtcatcccgttggagatcggactcccttctccaagggtggagcatcatgaagccagctccaactcctcaCAGCTCAGGAACaacctcgatctgatcgaggaaacaagggaggccgcccgagttcgcatggcgaggtaccagcaaaagacagcacAGTACTACAatgccagggtcaaagtcaaatccttCAAAGCAGGAGACCTTGTCCTTAGGAGAGCCgaggcctcccgaccaactgagcaaggaaagctggctccaaattgggaaggaccttacCGAATCACGCGCATCCGCCGCCCGGAACCTATAAGctagagtctctagatgggactcccattccacgaagctggagttCTGAAAATCTCTGCGTGTACTACCAGTAGGACCCCAAGGGGTCCCCCACTATTCAACCATAAATTTCATTTCATGATGGTTTGTGTACTTGTTCGAACTCACCAATTTTCCTAATTGTCTCATGGTGccaggctcgttctccatcggccaacgagctcggctcattctccatcggccaacgagctcggctcgttctcctacctcgaccacggtcgggatgccccgatacttgcggtatcgaccaacgagctcggctcgttctccatcggccaacgagcccggctcgttctccatcgaccaacgagtcCGGCttgttctcctaccctgaccacggtcgggatgctccGATATTTCGGGATGATAGAGTACCtacgtggactccctgaagatgttcgtgagttcggGATGCGGTTTCCATCGACCAacaagctcggctcgttctccatcggccaacgagctcggctcgttctcctaccccgaccacggtcgggatgctccGATACTTCGGAATGCGGTCTCCATCGGCcaatgagctcggctcgttctccatcggccaacgagctcggctcgttctccatcggccaacgagctcggctcgttctccatcggccaacgagctcggctcgttctcctaccccgaccacggtcgggatgccccgatatttcGGGATGTGTTCTCCATTGGTCACAGAGCTCGACTCAATCTCCTGTTCGTGATCAACGAAAAGCCCATGATTTGCAACACTGGATTCTTCTATCTTGCCGGCGTCCCCAAAAAATGGACtctgagcagaggagcgtcttcagtcgccaggcgaagttcacagcctcggcgtaagaacgctcacggtaccaggtacccattcaattaatgtctttacataatCTCGGTTATATTCGTTCTTGGATTCCTCTTTGCcggcgtccccaaagaacggactctgagcagaggagcgtcttcagttgCCAGGCGAAGTTCACAGCCTCGgcgtaagaacgctcacggtaccaggtacccattcaattaatgtctttacataatCTCGGTTATATTCGTTCTTGGATTCCTCTTTACcggcgtccccaaagaacggactctgagcagaggagcgtcttcagtcgccaggcgaagttcacagcctcggcgtaagaacgctcacggtaccaggtacccattcaattaatgtctttacataatCTCGGTtattttcgttcttggattcctCTTTGCCGGCGTCCCCAAAGAACAGACtctgagcagaggagcgtcttcagtcgccaggcgaagttcacagcctcggcgtaagaacgctcatggtaccaggtacccattcaattaatgtctttacataatCTCGGTTATATTCGTTCTTGGATTCCTCTTTGCcggcgtccccaaagaacggactctgagtagaggagcgtcttcagtcgccaggcgaagttcacagcctcggcgtaagaacgctcacggtaccaggtacccattcaattaatgtctttacataatCTCGGTtattttcgttcttggattcctCTTTGCcggcgtccccaaagaacggactctgagcagaggagcgtcttcagtcgccaggCGAAGTTTACAGCCTCGGCGTAAGAACactcacggtaccaggtacccattcaaTTAATATCTTTACATTctcatttattttcattcttggtTAATTAACTACCTGAATGAACCCCTGACCATCGTCGAGGTACCTGGTTGGGCCAATCATCGCTCGGCCTCACCCCTCCTACGTGCACCGTTCAATGGCAAGCTTAGTCCATGTCGTCAGCTCGATGAATTCCCATCTCAAGCTGACAAGCGTTCAACTCGTATGTCGGAAAAAATCCGATCATCCGCCTCGGCAACCCGAGATCCGGGCCCAAAGTTCACTAGGAACTTTAAATCTAGTGACCCTAGTCCTAGGGCTCGGTCGAACTCTGAGCTAAGCTCGAAAAGACCCCCCAAGCCCAAACGCATCCTAAACATAAGCGTCGCTATATTACTGATCTTAGGACCGAGCAACGGAAACTCGGACCTAAGCTCGGCTGTGCCAAGCCTAAACGCAAGTCCAACTATGTGGCGAACGAAGTTGGGGCCGTAGAGCCCAATTCCTTGGAGCCTAAAAGCGGATCCAAGTGAAAGAAATCTAAGTCAACCAAAGCACAAGCCAAGCTGCAAGTtataataaatatgtatattcatttcaaaaaacccgtaggctaagtacaaagctCGGGCTCGGCCTTAACAAGTGTGGGGGCCATCCCGACttacaaaaaaaaactatactaaGGCTCCGGCTCGGCGACTTCAGGAATGGCCGGTTCTGCGATCAAAGCCTCTTCCTCGGCAGCCTCGGCAGCACCAGGAACAGCCTCGGAGGCCGTCTCGGTGACCTCGGGGACAGCCTCGGCCGCCTCGGCCAGACCTCCCTGGTCGGCCtccggagtttctgcctccgcctccgacctttcgacccctgctccTGGTCTGAGCAGGTTCAGGTCAAAGTCAGGAAGGAGCCTCCGCAATTGGTTGCGGAAGTCTTTGAAGCCTTGGATCAGCTCGTTCACACCTTCCTCTTCCAGAAGGTCacggaactcctccgactcgcaaAAGAGCCTAACCGCGTCTTGggcctgctcccgagcctcgtgatACGCGGCTTTCCGCTTGAGGTTTTTTACTTCCCGCTCGAGCTCCAAGGTTTTAAGGCGGGcgttccccacctcctgctcgcggataGCCAGCGCCAGCTCGGCCTCGGCCAGACGAGCCTCAGTGGCGCGCACTTCGGATCTGGCCAGagtgtgcgcgcccttctcctcttcgagctcggcAGTCAGAGCTCGGACCTCGTCCTCGACCGCTCCCACCCTTACTTGGAGCGCCTGGCGCTcggcctcggacgcctggcACCTTGCCTCGGCCTCCTCGTGCCCCCGCTGATGCCCCCGGGCCCGCTCCCGGTAGTCTTGCACTAtgtgcatcagcatctccgtctcgtgcagATGCTCTAAAAGAGACGTGAGAAACGTgagaaactaaaaataaaacttGCATAACTGTACAAACAGGAAGACTAACTTACCCGGACGGCAGAACAAAGAGTGGAGTCCATGAAGGCGCCGTAGTTCATGGACCGTAttttggcctggtcggccggaAGTAGCGCGACCCGAAatacttcgcgcgccacttggGAATTATCGAGagccgaatcgccctcgaaGACCGACCAGGCGGGAGCGTAAGGCACCCGCTCCCGTGAGCCCGACGGGCCCGAAAGGCCGACTTCGGCTGGCCtaggcggagccgaccccgCAGCTCCTTGGCTGCTCCCCGGCTCGGAACTGGAGGGCTGGGGTCGGACAggcggccgatctgactgccgcaAAACCGGAGCGGAGCGCGCAAGCGCCAAACCCGCTGAACTTCCCCCCTGGTCGGCGATTGGGgcttcctgccgaccagggaccCGTGAAATTGGCGCCGGGCACGGGAGCGCCACCGTAGCTCCACTAGAGCCCGCGCCCTCCCCCCGACCAGCTTCGGAGCGCGCGGGGCGAGGGGCGCCCACCTCGACTGCTGCGGTCGCCGAGATCTTCGCCTTCTTTCTCGGCTCGGTTGGTTctcccgagagctcggccgccctCTTCTGGAACCGGGCGTATAGAacctcgctcttggtcaccatctttgcgatatctgcaaggaCGAGCAGGATTAGAATTTAGAACTGTAAACTGttacccttaccctgaggacgcgccgagctcaggccaacgTTCACTAGAGCGTCCTCACTTATGAGGCCGCTCAGTAAAATACCGTCCTCGAGGCTGCGGATGGTGTCGATGATCCCCTGCTCGCGCGGAGAAAGCTTGGGGACTTTGTTGACGGACCTGAGCTGGGTTGGCCCCCACCTAGGATCAAACCCCCATGTCCGTTCAGAACCTAGAAAGAAGAActtcttcttccagtcatgaATGGACGAAGGAGCGCCctgaaagagtggccgacccgcccgaagggcgatgtagagccactctccgtctcccggattcgacttcaacacaaaaagtcgccggaaaacgttgacagaggtcggaatcccgtaCGCTAAACACAACGACAGGAAACCGAccactgtcctccaggcattcggagcaAGCTGCGCCGGAACCAATTGGTATTCCGTCAGCAACTCGTTCAcgaacccgtgaagaggaaatcgtaggccggcccagagtgcctctaagtacactccaatccggcctaccggaggatcagttacccgatccccccgcctggcgggctccaaacggaacccttgtaaagagaaaaaccactcctcggtcatttcgacctccagtACACCCATGGTAGACTCGACTTCACTCGGACCGGAACCCAttaggaggaagaaagagaaaaagaccgAGAGGAAAAGGGACCTGTAAAAAATGCCGGAGAAAGGAAACTTCGGACTGAGAAAAGCTGAAGGAAGAAGACAATAAGAAAAGAACGAGAGGCCAGGTGAGAATTTAAATAGACCCctccaacggcccagatcagcgAGAAAAACACTGCACCCCGTTCGGATTACGACGCGTGTCGGCCCAAAAGACGGAGCGCCCCATTTAATTCGAGCTGACGCTTCGAACACAGAAGCGCCCCGTCGGATCGTACGGCCCCATCAtaagcccacgacgcgaggacgcttcgaagaaggtgtcccaataatgaggcatttcggaaaagaagagacgccgcctattaatgGCACCTCGAAGCGCCCGATAATTCGAAACGTgcgataatttaaaattttcataattcataatgacccaactaaaactacttcccgcgctcaagcTGGCAACCAGCTGGAActtggaagtcggggggtagtgttgggggaaaaacccaagtCATTCCTCCtcagaggcgctcgactagaaagcgccgaccagagaggcacTCGGctagaaagcgccgaccagaggcgctcgaccacagagcgccgaccagaggcgctcgaccacagagcgccgaccagagaggcgctcgaccaaagagcgccgaccagaggcgctcgactagaaagcgccgaccagagaggcgctcgattacagagcgccgaccagagaggcaaccccgccacaggacacTCCACTAAgcaaccagctcggctcggcacccgtgccggacccgtgccttagccaaatatccgatctccgcctaaccctctaaaggatctgacaactaaatacataactccactacaatctgccaccatcttcaagtcatcaaggcacaagatctccgcaggcattcggcacgccctatcattaatgcatgagaccccctcaggcctccgatgcactcagtcattaaatgaacacggctcaaggtgatctccggatcactgaaccatcaaagcacatggctcttcctgaccactggttcactcagcaatcaatgcacttgccatctacgaaccccaggcccaccacggccggcggttcaaccaccccaacgggtccgatcaatcgtgacagctccctgactccggcctgatccggccttattctccacaatGCCATTAATAagcatgatcgtgcccaattatcacgaaaGAAGACAAATCCCCTTGCCCCCTCCCAGGTAACGTGATACCTTTCTACAAAAAGGGAACCTGGTGGGAAAGAGAAGGGAACGGACACAGATAtacacaaaaaagagagaacaaacattctcctcctttactccccccacatattagccccctctgacttaagcttcggagggccgtgatgagagtacaaaagtaaaattttcatattatcttaattagtattatagctaatttttattaataaaattaattaattaatgcttTATCTGTGTCTGAGTGCATGTAATTCAAAAGACCCTATAATGCTGGATTTTAGCCCAATGCCCAGTAGTTCGAGCTCAACAAATCCTTAGCGTCTCATCTGAGCCTCACGTCGCCCGTCATTCGCATGAAATCCATATCACTGTAACCACATGTTTCAGCTAGCACAAATGCCCGCATCGTGGAGCTTCCTAGCATCATCAAAACTGTCCATGTGGCTTTCCAAGCATCATGGCATCTCCTCCATGGGACCTAAATCAAACCCATGGGACCTAAATCAAACCCATGGGACCTAAATCAAACCCAAGGGACCTAAGCCAAACCGGCTTTTTCTTTCATCCGTGAAGCAACTCCCCAAGCTCTTTCGGCTTCCAAGCAACAGAGAACCATCCCAGCCATGAAGAGCATCCCAAGCGTCGTGGCATTCGATCGTTTCAtccagccgagtcctccactCCCTTCCCAGCGAATAAATTCCAGCCATCTGAGGAGTCTTCCCAACACCCATGGTTTCCCAGCAACTTCCCATCTCCAAGCCGCGTCTCATCAGTGTTCAAAACCGTCCCAAGCAaccgcagcctataaaaggacccaggtgaagaagagagaggggatggaTCTTACATCCGGTGGAGGAAAAAGAGGAGGCGAAGGGAGGTCACGGATCAAGAAGGGAGAGACGGAGCAAAGAGGGGACAGAAGCACaaaatctgcacctcctcttccaATCCATCTCCTCAGTCGATTCTGGAAAAGGAGGAGAGGCCAGAAAGGAGAGAGGTGACCAGGGGGCTGTtctagaagaggaggaggccagcTGCCGTGACGGAAGAGGAAGGGAGCCAGCCGggtgagaggaggaggagacgcaagagagaagagaaaacagagcactctgttttctcaaccaaaggaaaccaaaaaaaaaagaaaagaaaaagggatttatgctttattttatttactctatgctaatcccttttataaaaatgcttgcatctcatatggatagctaaatctcttttagctaaggctagggaatAGCCTAGTATTTTTTTCATGTATTCTTTTAATCAtcaattaaattttaatatcatttatgtgcagtgaatgtttAGGAATTACTTTAAACTTATACATTTGTTTGATCTGTTATTTCTCCCAGGGTATAGCAGATGCTTAGAAACCCCTATAGTCTAAAGTAAAATTAATTGAATACTGTCCATAAAGATCCATTTATTTATGATTTTCACCGCTTTATTTTCCACTTAGGTCTTCACTCAGATCTAACTGAGGTAATAGGTGATTAAAAGAAATGCATGAAGAAGTACTAAGCTGAATCCCGATGCCTTAGTTATTCCAAGCTGAATATAaattagcctttagttttttgttcatagtcaaatccctgtggatacgatctcggactcaccgagaatattattttgctacaccctatacttggggtattctacatttaattttcctttttaaaagagcaagattaaagacgtagcaagtttttggcgccgttgccggggatttgcaacgtgcgaacgagaacaaggctgaaaatttctatttctagttcttcaatttttctttatttttaacacagctgaaatttcaaatcttttcagATTCAAGGACGATACAAAGCAGGACCAGTAACGAGGAAGATCAAGATCACATTTTTGGATTCCCGGAGTGAACGAACTCTGGCCGTGAGTATTTAAAGTAATTTTCCTGTTTTGCTCAtactagtcctatttttcctagattataattttactcttattttaaaaaattaaaaaaaaaattattaattaaaataataaaaaaataaataaataaataaataaaaaaatttagctagtttgcttgatcaactattcaaatgcaatttaatgtcatgacataaaatgttaaaaatcttcttgattgttgcatatagtataaagcatttgcataaaataatctaagggctgaacccattaaaaagataaggtcgggatttcatcactcgtccttagcccaaaaatcatccaagtgcataaatatcctaagcctaattaaaatcaactagacgttggcccctaaggataatcgagctcaataggacgaagaccactgaaagttgcaccaatttcgctctatgaccccggtcgatgtctaggcaagctttgtccctctaagtgattaaagggagacagtttctgttcgagaaaagtgggttttaagtgggacctttgctatacgcatcgtgacccctccacttacctgggagcttacctggtcgactaggttattagaccggattggaggcttaagtgtactcttcaaaccagttaggagctgtctagaaatttttaggaaaacattagaaataagGGTGCTATGCTTTGAtattgtttgattgtgaataattttagtagcagggtgtcaatattcatagctttaggtaatattcatactcatccaaaactctaaaaaaaatatatatatatacaaaataaataa contains the following coding sequences:
- the LOC120108134 gene encoding tropomyosin beta chain-like, with amino-acid sequence MLMHIVQDYRERARGHQRGHEEAEARCQASEAERQALQVRVGAVEDEVRALTAELEEEKGAHTLARSEVRATEARLAEAELALAIREQEVGNARLKTLELEREVKNLKRKAAYHEAREQAQDAVRLFCESEEFRDLLEEEGVNELIQGFKDFRNQLRRLLPDFDLNLLRPGAGVERSEAEAETPEADQGGLAEAAEAVPEVTETASEAVPGAAEAAEEEALIAEPAIPEVAEPEP